Proteins encoded by one window of Sphaerodactylus townsendi isolate TG3544 linkage group LG02, MPM_Stown_v2.3, whole genome shotgun sequence:
- the LOC125427566 gene encoding macrophage-expressed gene 1 protein-like produces MVLWLLLIFLRAEDTRAQDLGFQACKTDGMKVLEVLPGGGWDNLRNVEMGQVMSLNYSLCRTTEDGEYLIPNDVFVVPQKKSTVEVHSELIDDWMVYTDAFSQSINAEASFLSVLNGKFSESSQKTKMHNVYDETITTRVQARYHIYSVKARPSFTFQKDFLHQLVSIGNQLENNQSQVAEYLAEMLVLNYGTHVLTDLEGGASLIQEDQVKRSFVMDKETEKGGVTASASVTFFSKINEGIGGSVQIQDELTKGYIQNTVDSKIEGWGSVPFYPGITLQKWQEGIPNQLVAIGKSGLPLPFFITPEALPELPEPTIKQVASVVENAIRLYYAVNTHPGCVKPDSSNFNFQANVDDGSCQNPNTNFTFGGVFQECRGVSGRNTEELCLAYRIQNPLTGSYSCPVNFSAVLLHGEERTTSKPQTECHNECHSCWLFFSCCKTVCGSRYYASTVQFNAYWCAATETVPQGSGVLFGGLYSSGQENPVSRTYACPSYFFPLVLFNNLKVCISSDYEMGSRFAVPFGGFFSCQTGNPLAGLLKGQSPGILQDFFYQDSPTKYPMKCPAGYSQHKAFLSDGCQILYCLQAGTLFGQQLAPVKLPPFIRAPSSNSSLPETILVSSDTSQAWVKTQQSGRWRLANSTDEKEMALLFQGQLRSGPTGGTIAGISVAVIAVLATAFAIVVYRIWRNKNRGYQEMPNTHTVEDQSSYGATTSSPQLSAA; encoded by the coding sequence aTGGTTCTTTGGCTCCTTTTGATTTTCCTGAGGGCAGAAGACACCAGAGCGCAAGATCTTGGTTTCCAGGCCTGTAAAACTGATGGCATGAAAGTGCTGGAAGTGCTGCCAGGGGGTGGCTGGGACAATTTGCGCAATGTGGAGATGGGACAAGTGATGAGCCTCAATTATTCCTTGTGCCGCACCACCGAAGATGGTGAATACCTCATTCCTAATGATGTCTTTGTGGTGCCCCAGAAGAAGAGCACGGTGGAAGTGCACTCAGAGCTTATTGACGACTGGATGGTGTATACAGATGCCTTTTCTCAGTCCATCAACGCTGaggcttccttcctttctgtgctTAATGGAAAGTTCTCAGAGAGTTCCCAGAAGACCAAGATGCACAATGTTTATGATGAAACTATCACCACACGGGTGCAGGCACGGTACCACATCTACTCTGTGAAAGCTCGTCCATCCTTCACCTTCCAGAAGGACTTCCTCCACCAACTCGTGAGCATTGGCAACCAGCTGGAGAACAACCAGAGCCAAGTTGCTGAGTACTTAGCAGAGATGCTTGTTCTCAACTATGGCACACATGTCCTCACAGATTTGGAAGGGGGAGCCAGCTTAATACAAGAGGACCAGGTGAAGCGCAGTTTTGTGATGGATAAAGAGACCGAGAAAGGAGGAGTCACTGCTTCAGCATCTGTCACGTTTTTTAGCAAGATCAATGAAGGAATCGGTGGCTCCGTGCAAATCCAAGATGAGCTGACTAAGGGCTATATACAGAACACTGTGGATTCTAAGATAGAAGGCTGGGGCAGTGTGCCCTTCTACCCTGGCATCACCCTCCAGAAGTGGCAGGAGGGCATCCCCAACCAATTAGTGGCTATAGGCAAATCTGGGCTGCCTCTGCCCTTTTTCATCACCCCTGAGGCCTTGCCAGAACTGCCAGAACCTACCATAAAGCAAGTGGCCAGTGTGGTAGAAAATGCTATCCGCCTCTATTATGCTGTCAACACGCATCCAGGCTGCGTCAAACCTGATTCTAGCAATTTCAACTTCCAAGCTAATGTAGATGATGGGTCTTGCCAGAACCCCAACACTAACTTCACTTTTGGTGGAGTCTTCCAGGAATGCCGTGGTGTGTCTGGCAGGAACACAGAAGAGCTTTGCCTGGCTTACCGAATCCAGAATCCACTGACAGGTAGCTATTCCTGTCCAGTTAACTTTTCTGCTGTATTGCTGCATGGAGAGGAACGTACAACTAGCAAACCCCAAACAGAGTGCCACAACGAGTGTCATTCCTGTTGGCTATTTTTTAGCTGCTGCAAAACTGTGTGTGGTAGCCGCTACTATGCCAGCACAGTGCAGTTCAATGCCTACTGGTGTGCTGCTACAGAAACAGTGCCTCAGGGCTCAGGTGTCCTTTTTGGAGGGCTGTATAGTTCTGGACAGGAGAACCCAGTGTCCAGGACCTATGCCTGTCCATCCTACTTCTTTCCACTGGTTCTGTTTAACAATCTAAAGGTGTGCATCAGCAGTGACTATGAGATGGGATCTCGCTTTGCAGTGCCCTTTGGTGGCTTTTTTAGTTGCCAGACTGGCAACCCACTGGCTGGTTTACTAAAAGGACAGAGCCCTGGGATCCTTCAGGACTTTTTCTACCAGGACTCCCCTACCAAATACCCCATGAAATGTCCAGCTGGATACAGCCAGCACAAGGCCTTTTTAAGTGATGGCTGCCAAATCCTTTATTGCTTGCAGGCTGGGACACTTTTTGGCCAGCAGTTAGCTCCTGTCAAGCTGCCACCCTTCATCCGGGCGCCATCCTCCAATTCTAGCCTTCCTGAAACCATCTTGGTGAGCTCTGACACCAGCCAGGCCTGGGTGAAAACACAACAGAGTGGGAGGTGGAGACTGGCCAATTCCACTGATGAAAAAGAGATGGCCCTTCTTTTCCAGGGACAGTTGCGTTCAGGACCAACTGGAGGCACCATTGCTGGAATCTCAGTGGCAGTGATTGCTGTTTTGGCAACAGCCTTTGCTATAGTTGTTTACAGGATCTGGCGTAACAAGAATCGAGGATATCAGGAAATGCCAAACACACATACAGTAGAAGACCAAAGCAGCTATGGAGCCACCACATCTTCTCCACAACTCAGTGCTGCCTGA